In Synechococcus sp. RS9909, one genomic interval encodes:
- a CDS encoding septal ring lytic transglycosylase RlpA family protein, with amino-acid sequence MRSPFIPLVVAGLTTAGAVVLPVLARELEPESVRESVDLALNSAIEAEALPAESVPSEPLSSESLSSESQPAAEPVAAPVKAEPPKPSAPAVVSVSTGEASWYGPGFFGNRTASGEVFRPGTLTAAHRTLPFGTRVRVTNLWNGRSTVVRINDRGPFHGARVIDLAHGAATQLGLVASGVAKVKLEVLR; translated from the coding sequence ATGCGTTCACCGTTCATTCCCCTTGTTGTTGCAGGCCTCACCACAGCAGGTGCGGTTGTGTTGCCTGTGTTGGCACGCGAGCTCGAGCCTGAGTCGGTGCGTGAGTCTGTGGATCTGGCGCTGAATTCAGCCATCGAGGCTGAGGCGCTGCCCGCAGAGTCAGTGCCTTCGGAGCCACTGTCTTCGGAATCACTCTCCTCGGAATCACAGCCTGCGGCTGAACCAGTTGCCGCTCCGGTCAAGGCCGAGCCTCCCAAGCCCTCCGCACCGGCGGTGGTGTCCGTGAGCACTGGAGAGGCCAGTTGGTATGGCCCCGGCTTTTTCGGGAACCGCACCGCCAGTGGGGAGGTGTTCCGGCCCGGCACTCTCACCGCCGCGCATCGCACCTTGCCCTTTGGCACGAGGGTTCGCGTCACCAACCTGTGGAACGGTCGTTCGACTGTGGTGCGAATCAATGATCGTGGCCCGTTTCATGGTGCGCGGGTGATCGACCTGGCCCATGGCGCCGCCACTCAGCTCGGACTCGTGGCCAGTGGTGTCGCCAAGGTCAAGCTTGAGGTGCTCCGCTGA
- a CDS encoding bifunctional pantoate--beta-alanine ligase/(d)CMP kinase encodes MHFVPTMGALHQGHAHLIERAGQVGSGPVDVLVSVYVNPLQFGPGEDFVDYPRDVEADVHLAASAGAAAVWCPDDGQIYPGGVAEAFGVQVPASLQAHLCGPGRPGHFDGVATVVCRMLALCRPQGLVLGEKDWQQLMILRQLVKSLGLPVRIFGCPTQRDADGLACSSRNRYLTPAERERATRLPSLLSSTAQGVRGGRQLVDPGAIRIALEAADLTVEYVEVVDPIRLQPTRSDQPLRLLAAAVRCGRTRLIDHTFLMTRSPIVAIDGPAGAGKSTVTRAFAERLGLLYLDTGAMYRAVTWWVQSQGVNPGDGTAVRPLLEGLELELDPLQQGVQRVRVNGRDVTEAIRDPQVTASVSLVAAHPCVRALLTRQQQRLGERGGLVAEGRDIGTAVFPDAELKVFLTASPQERARRRAADLEARGHAVPALAELEAQILERDRLDSSRAVAPLVQAEDATELITDGMSIDDVIEALVDLFRFRVAEEVWPTPDG; translated from the coding sequence GTGCATTTCGTGCCCACGATGGGGGCACTCCATCAGGGCCACGCTCACCTGATTGAAAGGGCTGGACAGGTCGGGTCTGGCCCGGTGGATGTGCTGGTCAGCGTGTATGTGAACCCTCTTCAGTTCGGCCCGGGCGAAGACTTCGTGGACTACCCACGCGATGTCGAGGCGGATGTGCACCTGGCGGCCTCCGCTGGCGCCGCAGCCGTGTGGTGTCCAGATGACGGACAGATTTACCCGGGTGGTGTGGCAGAGGCTTTCGGGGTTCAGGTGCCTGCATCCCTCCAGGCCCATCTCTGTGGGCCGGGGCGTCCTGGTCATTTCGATGGCGTCGCCACCGTGGTCTGCCGAATGCTGGCCTTGTGCCGGCCGCAGGGGCTGGTGCTCGGCGAGAAGGATTGGCAGCAGCTGATGATCCTGCGCCAGCTCGTGAAGAGCCTCGGCCTGCCTGTGCGCATCTTTGGTTGTCCGACGCAGCGCGATGCCGATGGACTGGCCTGCAGCTCGCGCAATCGTTATCTCACCCCAGCGGAACGGGAACGGGCCACACGGCTTCCTTCACTGCTCAGCAGCACTGCCCAGGGCGTGCGTGGGGGGCGGCAGCTGGTGGATCCTGGGGCGATCCGCATCGCGTTGGAAGCGGCGGATCTGACCGTCGAGTATGTAGAGGTAGTGGATCCGATCCGTCTGCAGCCGACCCGCTCCGATCAGCCCTTGCGTCTGCTGGCGGCGGCCGTGCGTTGCGGCCGAACCCGTTTGATTGATCACACCTTTCTGATGACCCGTTCGCCCATCGTTGCCATCGACGGCCCGGCAGGTGCCGGCAAGAGCACGGTGACCCGGGCCTTTGCCGAGCGTCTGGGGCTGCTGTATCTCGACACCGGCGCCATGTATCGGGCGGTGACCTGGTGGGTGCAATCCCAAGGGGTGAACCCTGGCGATGGGACGGCGGTGCGCCCTCTGCTTGAGGGGCTGGAGCTGGAACTGGATCCCCTGCAGCAGGGTGTGCAGCGGGTGCGGGTGAATGGTCGCGATGTCACCGAGGCCATCCGCGATCCGCAGGTCACCGCTTCGGTGTCTCTGGTGGCGGCCCATCCTTGTGTGCGCGCCCTGCTCACCAGGCAGCAACAGCGCCTCGGCGAACGGGGGGGACTGGTGGCTGAAGGGCGCGACATCGGAACCGCGGTGTTCCCCGACGCCGAGCTGAAGGTGTTTCTCACCGCCTCACCACAGGAGCGCGCCCGGCGCCGGGCTGCGGATCTGGAGGCGCGCGGCCATGCCGTGCCGGCGTTGGCTGAACTGGAGGCCCAGATCCTTGAGCGGGATCGACTCGATAGCAGCCGCGCAGTGGCGCCGTTGGTGCAGGCCGAGGATGCCACCGAGCTGATCACCGATGGCATGAGCATCGACGACGTGATCGAAGCGCTGGTGGATCTGTTCCGCTTCCGGGTGGCCGAGGAGGTCTGGCCTACGCCCGACGGCTGA
- a CDS encoding low molecular weight protein-tyrosine-phosphatase gives MTVAPVPPQRLLFVCLGNICRSPAAEGVFLHLVKQRDLGDHFLVDSAGTGGWHVGRPADQRMQAAAKRRGIDLPSRARQLDLGDLEQFDLILTMDADNLLAVQNLAREAGERATAQVRPMLSYARRHQVSEVPDPYYGGEDGFEQVLDLLEDACEGLLEELSRRA, from the coding sequence ATGACCGTCGCTCCCGTGCCACCGCAGCGCCTGCTGTTTGTTTGTCTCGGCAACATCTGCCGCTCACCGGCGGCGGAAGGGGTGTTTCTCCACCTCGTGAAGCAGCGTGATCTGGGCGACCACTTTCTGGTGGATTCGGCCGGCACCGGCGGCTGGCATGTGGGCCGTCCGGCCGATCAACGCATGCAAGCCGCTGCGAAGCGACGCGGCATTGACCTGCCCAGCCGGGCGAGGCAGCTGGATCTCGGTGATCTGGAGCAGTTTGATCTGATCCTCACCATGGATGCCGACAACCTGTTGGCGGTGCAGAACCTGGCTCGCGAAGCGGGCGAACGGGCCACGGCCCAGGTGCGGCCCATGCTCAGTTATGCCCGTCGCCATCAGGTCAGCGAGGTGCCGGATCCTTATTACGGCGGTGAGGACGGGTTCGAGCAAGTGCTCGATCTGCTCGAGGATGCCTGTGAGGGTCTGTTGGAGGAGCTCAGCCGTCGGGCGTAG